A window of Corallococcus macrosporus DSM 14697 contains these coding sequences:
- a CDS encoding Ig domain-containing protein, which yields MLNRNRSLLALLGASLWWAAGCQSNAFVGHEGTVRSGTSVLLNLHVYAGPGGDTARDGQLVSCIALPQGWQAPGGSYTYAGSAATAGQPGGTELSAEAQAAWPVNDASWHCLVSERVTTLAQEEAIATAQLSLPVPAVAQGAYRVRYQSGFRDVTPPDSGEQAPYQATDFSGRLERQLHVNVEPATTFDHWEAGVSTGVSLKPAATRAWYGNGNFLAATRGQAEVLRSTDGRQWAGFVPVMEGTTSPLTVERLVAFQRKWFGVANGTLVVSSDNAHTWATAYQDPPPEGETQGRRFLELALSGNRMVAVGTSGLIASSTDGATWTDESIEGAYDIATLVPGQNSFLAVAYPFAGAPSDTPFLVRPRSTGAGWELFQPASLKGLVIAGLTGGNGRFLAFVQPQQALPPPPLAPQAEEPASGFFLSEDLGGTWTRVESLQVPADAPAPVPLMAFVDQSFVVSWTVVPPESTELLPAFELHVSADGREWTSHPTGAGGAYHSASFASGDTSVVAVSEHRLLVATRRPWPLPELLTETLPPFRVGMAANVALSTRGSGTLTFELEGTLPSGLTFDSATGTFTGTPAQAGSSAVTVRVRDARGGVATRTYSVDVTGSLSIDSNPLASATQGSAYEARFTVQGGRAPYTWSLAGGTVPGGLTIQQRDGAYVLSGIPTASGTFPLTVRVTDSANQTAERSVSLQIAPTPPPTPDEGDKPGGCGCSGGGAGVQALGLAALALLGRARRKRQA from the coding sequence TTGCTCAATCGCAATCGTTCCCTGCTTGCCCTGCTGGGGGCTTCGCTGTGGTGGGCCGCCGGCTGCCAGTCGAACGCCTTCGTCGGTCATGAAGGCACCGTTCGCAGCGGCACCTCCGTCCTCCTGAACCTTCACGTCTACGCAGGTCCGGGTGGGGACACGGCCCGTGACGGACAGCTCGTGTCCTGCATCGCCCTGCCCCAGGGCTGGCAGGCGCCTGGCGGCAGCTACACCTATGCCGGTTCGGCGGCCACCGCCGGGCAACCCGGCGGGACGGAGCTCTCCGCCGAGGCCCAGGCCGCCTGGCCGGTCAACGACGCCTCCTGGCACTGCCTGGTGTCGGAGCGCGTGACGACGCTGGCGCAGGAGGAGGCCATCGCGACCGCGCAGCTCTCGCTCCCCGTGCCCGCCGTGGCCCAGGGGGCGTACCGGGTGCGCTACCAGAGCGGCTTCCGCGACGTGACGCCCCCGGACAGCGGTGAGCAGGCGCCCTACCAGGCCACGGACTTCTCGGGACGGCTGGAGCGCCAGCTCCACGTCAACGTGGAGCCCGCCACCACCTTCGACCACTGGGAGGCGGGCGTCTCCACCGGCGTCTCGCTGAAGCCCGCCGCGACGCGCGCCTGGTACGGCAACGGGAACTTCCTGGCGGCGACCCGCGGGCAGGCGGAGGTGCTGCGCTCCACGGACGGACGCCAGTGGGCGGGCTTCGTTCCCGTGATGGAGGGGACCACGTCGCCGCTCACGGTGGAGCGGCTCGTCGCCTTCCAGCGCAAGTGGTTCGGCGTGGCGAACGGGACCCTCGTCGTCTCGTCCGACAACGCGCACACCTGGGCCACCGCCTACCAGGACCCGCCGCCCGAGGGCGAAACGCAGGGGCGGCGCTTCCTGGAGCTCGCGCTCAGCGGCAACCGGATGGTGGCGGTGGGCACCTCGGGCCTCATCGCCAGCTCCACGGACGGGGCGACGTGGACCGACGAGAGCATTGAAGGCGCCTATGACATCGCGACGCTGGTGCCCGGCCAGAACAGCTTCCTCGCCGTGGCCTACCCGTTCGCTGGCGCCCCCTCCGACACACCCTTCCTGGTGCGCCCCCGGAGCACCGGGGCGGGCTGGGAGCTGTTCCAACCCGCGAGCCTGAAGGGGCTCGTCATCGCCGGGCTCACCGGCGGCAATGGCCGCTTCCTCGCGTTCGTCCAGCCGCAGCAAGCCCTCCCGCCCCCGCCCCTGGCGCCCCAGGCCGAGGAACCGGCGAGCGGCTTCTTCCTCTCCGAGGACCTGGGCGGCACCTGGACGCGCGTGGAGAGCCTCCAGGTCCCCGCCGACGCGCCAGCGCCCGTCCCGCTCATGGCCTTCGTCGACCAGAGCTTCGTCGTGAGCTGGACGGTGGTGCCGCCCGAGAGCACGGAGCTTCTGCCCGCGTTCGAGCTGCACGTGTCGGCGGATGGCCGCGAGTGGACGTCGCACCCGACGGGCGCGGGCGGCGCCTATCACTCCGCGTCCTTCGCCTCGGGTGACACCTCGGTGGTCGCGGTGAGCGAGCACCGCCTCCTGGTGGCGACGCGCCGGCCCTGGCCACTCCCGGAGCTCCTCACGGAGACGCTGCCGCCGTTCCGGGTGGGCATGGCCGCCAACGTGGCGCTGAGCACGCGCGGCTCCGGCACGCTGACCTTCGAGCTGGAGGGCACGCTGCCCTCGGGCCTGACGTTCGACTCCGCCACCGGCACCTTCACGGGCACGCCGGCGCAGGCGGGCAGCTCCGCCGTCACCGTGCGCGTTCGCGACGCGCGCGGCGGCGTGGCGACGCGCACGTACAGCGTGGACGTGACGGGCTCGTTGAGCATCGACAGCAACCCGCTTGCCTCCGCGACGCAGGGCAGCGCGTACGAGGCGCGCTTCACCGTCCAGGGCGGCCGGGCCCCGTATACGTGGAGCCTGGCCGGCGGCACCGTGCCCGGTGGCCTGACGATTCAGCAGCGGGACGGCGCCTATGTGCTGAGCGGCATCCCGACGGCCAGCGGCACCTTCCCGCTGACGGTGCGGGTGACGGACTCGGCGAACCAGACGGCGGAGCGGAGCGTGTCGCTACAAATCGCGCCCACGCCTCCGCCCACGCCTGACGAGGGCGACAAGCCCGGCGGCTGCGGTTGCAGCGGCGGCGGCGCGGGCGTCCAGGCCCTGGGGCTGGCCGCGCTGGCCCTGCTCGGCCGCGCCCGCCGGAAGCGCCAGGCGTGA
- a CDS encoding sigma-70 family RNA polymerase sigma factor, with protein sequence MSELTELLDHARRGEQGAREALMAAAYQELREMAQRAASDEGSPPSLQPAVLVKEAWLRLFGAGAPLEARRHYFGAAAQAMRRVMVDRARLRRAQIREAGLERVSLGDAEADVPAGLSLEVLELDRALSELDTFQPRLARMLELRYFVGLDLMDTAAVLGVSPVTVKRDWAYVRGWLLERLGN encoded by the coding sequence ATGTCGGAGCTGACAGAGCTGCTGGACCACGCGCGCCGGGGTGAGCAGGGCGCACGAGAGGCGTTGATGGCGGCGGCCTACCAGGAGCTGCGGGAGATGGCGCAGCGCGCCGCGAGCGACGAGGGCTCGCCTCCGTCACTGCAACCCGCGGTGTTGGTGAAGGAGGCGTGGCTTCGCCTCTTCGGCGCGGGGGCGCCGCTGGAGGCGCGGCGTCACTACTTCGGCGCCGCGGCGCAGGCCATGCGACGGGTGATGGTGGACCGGGCGCGCTTGCGCCGGGCCCAGATTCGCGAGGCCGGGCTGGAGCGGGTGAGCCTGGGGGACGCGGAGGCGGATGTCCCGGCGGGCCTGAGCCTGGAGGTGCTGGAGCTGGACCGGGCGCTCTCGGAGCTGGACACCTTCCAGCCGCGGCTCGCGCGCATGCTGGAGCTGCGCTACTTCGTGGGCCTGGACTTGATGGACACCGCCGCGGTGCTGGGCGTGTCGCCCGTCACCGTGAAGCGTGACTGGGCCTACGTCCGAGGCTGGCTGCTGGAGCGCCTGGGCAACTGA
- a CDS encoding arginine repressor, with protein sequence MLVGMNLDEAILRLIGEREIGDQAVLQQLLEAEGQAPSQSTLSRRLKKLGILKVGGRYQRAPAPPSVVPERPRVTILEAPPNLLVIRTAPGFAPVLALALDKERDLPGLAGTVAGDDTIFVAVTDPALLRDVRAAVERLLSLGG encoded by the coding sequence ATGTTGGTGGGAATGAATCTGGACGAGGCCATCCTCCGGCTCATCGGCGAGCGGGAGATCGGCGATCAGGCCGTGTTGCAGCAGCTCCTGGAGGCGGAGGGTCAGGCGCCGAGCCAGTCGACGTTGTCGCGGCGGCTGAAGAAGCTGGGCATCCTGAAGGTGGGGGGGCGCTATCAGCGCGCGCCCGCGCCGCCCTCGGTGGTCCCGGAGCGGCCGCGCGTCACCATCCTGGAGGCGCCGCCCAACCTGCTGGTGATTCGGACGGCGCCGGGCTTCGCGCCGGTGCTCGCGCTGGCGCTGGACAAGGAGCGGGACCTGCCAGGGCTCGCGGGGACAGTGGCGGGGGATGACACCATCTTCGTCGCCGTGACGGACCCGGCGCTGCTGCGCGACGTGCGCGCGGCGGTGGAGCGGCTGCTGTCACTGGGCGGCTGA